The Vanrija pseudolonga chromosome 1, complete sequence genomic sequence TCTGCCGTTTCTCCAGGCCGGAAGCACATGGCAGTCACACGCGGATCCTTGACACGGAAGTCGAGACCAgtgtccttgagctcgagcgtgtGGATTGGCCGGTCGTCGAAAGTTGTGTCGAACACGCGTACCTGGTGATGCGCGACGCATGTGTATTTGCCGTGGACAGCGAAAGCCGTGATTCCAGTTGTCAGAGACATCTTGATATCTGGAGAGTAGTGCGGAGGCCGCCGGTTGGCCTCTGAGCTGTCGGCATGCTCGTCAAGCAGGCGCTGCGCCATCGAATTGATGTGTTGAACAGgtccgccctcgtcgtcgtcgtcttctgaAAAGTCACCAGACCCACTGCGCGGAATGGAGCTGTTCGAAGAATCGGGTTGAAGTCGTGGGGCAATAGCTCCACGCTTGGCAGTAACTGTGCCGTTTCGCTTTGGTGGCGGGCCTACTGACGCAAGGCTGGTTGCTGAGCGCgttggtgggggtggaggaTGGTATGCAGAGCTATCGTCCGTCATCGATCCCTGGCGTAGAGTCGAATTCGAAGACGCCTGGGATGGGGTGATTGAAGCTACACTGTTTTGCCTGACCGGGAGACGGGGCGGAGTGGCGCCTGTGGGCGGCAGTGTTGCCTTACGCTGCGGTAATGGTGGCTTCGACACGTCAACAGGAGGCACAGCCGTCGTTGGGATGACGGTCGGGGCTGCTGGCTTGTTCCCAGGAAGCGGTGGTTTGACCACTTTTGGTGGTGACGCTGCGATCTCGGGCGTGGCCGCTGCTTTTGGTCGCGGGGGAGTAGGCGGGATAGCCACAGCTGCTGTCGCCggacgtggtggtggtggtccaGGCCTGTCATCTGAAGGCTGTGACGTGGGGGCGGTGGAAGCGTTAGGGCGCCCGGTAGGAATAGGTGGTGGCGGCCCCATTGAAGCATCTGCTGGCGGATGCCCTTCCTCGACTTTGCGAGccggtggaggaggtggcaCGGCACGACCAGTGTGCACCGGGGCTGTCGTCGCATCCGCAGGAGCTGCCACACTCAGTCGACGGGGAGGTAGGCTGGGCACCGAGTCGGCAGCTGAAGGggaaggccgaggaggaggtgccgCCTCTCCCACCACTGTTGGCTTTCGAGCAGGTACTGCTGGCCTCTCGGCAACCACAGGTATTGGCTCAGCGGCAGCAGGGCTAGCAGCAGGCTTGGCAACtagtggtggcggtggaggagggcgatgaAGAGAAGTAGCTGGGGCGGGCGATGAGGAACGCGAGATGTTGGGCGTTGTCGCCGGCGAAGCGGTCAGCCCGCCGGCGGTGACGTCGGCCATTTTGGCTGGCGAAGCAGAtcttgacgtcggcggcggcggtgccgggcCCTTTGCACGCACGGCTGTGGACTGATCATACTTGGGGCCGGCCGGGCCTGCAACCGGCGCAAAGACAACTGCCGTCGATGCCGGATGTGTGGGCTTTGAGGaaggtggcggtgggggtggtCGCTTGAGTGCTGCTGGGTTGTCACCCGCCGTCTCCTTGGGTGCATCTTTCGACTCCTCTGACTGAGCCAATTCCTCCGGGACAGCAACACGCGGCGCATCGAACGACACTCGCCTGGAGCTCGAAGGGGAGCTAGAAGCGGGCCTGGGCTGGATCGACACTGCCCCAAAGCGTTCCCGCAGCGCCTTGACGGACGGGGCAGGCTCATCGCCAATATCCTCGGGCTCAGCCGAAATGGGTGTTGAGAGGACGATGCTCACTGGCGGCGTTGTCGGCTTGTCTGCGGTGTGGACTGGTGGCAGCCGTGGTTTAGGTGGCGAGGCAGCGGGCGAAGTGGCCAGGGGAGAGGAGGTGAAGGGCGATGAACGGCCCGGTGCTAGCGACGGAGCCGAGATACCGGGTGAGCCAACTCTTGGAGGCCGTGCCCCTGCACCAGGAATAGGCAGTGGCCTGCTTGAAGGCGACTGGCTTACGGGAGACACCGATTTCGAGGACACGGGCAGTGCGGACTGCGGAGGTCAGTGAGCTGGTCAGCATCAAGGGACTCACAGTCACCGTTGCACCGCTCTGAATGACCGGTGatgacgacgtcggcgaggctgTTTGGGCCtgcgtcggtgtcggcgtcgctccaGCGGCCGCGGTAGTTACAACGGCCGGCGAGGCAGGCCGATGTGGCCGTAAACCgtggagggggtgggcggcgaccGAGTGCACTCCGTGCGCGAGCGTCTCGAACTTTGAGCGCAGCGAAGCGATGGATACATGGtggtgctcctcgtcgtcggcgtcctcgccagcCTTGGCGACTTTAGGTGTGGCATCAGGCACTGGAAAGTCGGTAGGCGCGCCCATGGTTGGAATTtacgagcgcgacgaggatgcaggcaatgtcgaggaggaggcgcggaTGGCCGAggaaagtggaggtgggtggggctgAGGGCTGGGTCGTGGGCGGCAGGCTGTTCACGGCCGCATCatggcgcgcgtcggcgggtggAGGGAGGGCAAGAGGGAGAGGGATAGTGCTGGAGGAACAGGCAAGCTGATGGCTTTGATGCACGGCTGAGATCTTGTGCGTGTTGAATGTGTGACAGAGAGGTGCGATGCTGATGCTTTGAACGGGAGGATTGAGAGGCAGCTGATGATCGGGCATTCACAGTCGCGCGGGGAAGTTGTGCGGGGTAATCACGGCCACTGACGACCAACCCAACACACAACAAACCAAACTGCACAAAGCACAGCAAGAGCGATAACAACAATAACAAAGGTGTTTACATCTACGGCTTCTTGTCTGTGCACCACATCACCTTGTCGTACAGGAATGCACGCCCTTTGTCGACATTTGATCGCAGTTTCACAGTTGTTTCTATTGTTATTACAAAAGTGTGGATTAACCACAGCGCCACATTAACACTCCGGCCTAATCCTAATACAAGTCACGTTAAGTCATCCTCCCATTTACCCTTCCTTTGACCTTCCCTGCAATCTCGAAAGTCGAGGCATCTCGGTTGTGGCCTCGTCGGCTGGCTGCTCCTGCTTGTCCTGTCCTCGCTGTCGTGTGGATCACTCGCAACAACACTTCTCCTACTCTTTCCTCCTCTTTGCTTCAGCACCCCCGGCATTAATACCCCTTCGCGAGTGTATCCTCAATGTCGCACGGTCACGGGATACCAAAGCACCGTCAGCTTCCCGACAAGGAGGCAAAGCTCTTCAAGGAGCTCCTCGTAAGTGGATCCTTGCTCCATCGGCCATCTCCCGGCTTTACTGACGTCCAACTAGACATACTATGAGCTCAAGCAGTACAAAAAGggcctcaaggccgccgacaccaTCCTGAAGAAGCTTCCCAACCATGGAGGTGAGCTGAACGTTCCTTCACTCAAGCTGACAACAGAAACCATCGCCCTCAAGGCGCTGACCCTCCACTCGTCGCTCCCCTTCCCCGCCACGGCTGCGTCGCAGCCCAAGgctgaggaggccgaggaaaTGGCCCGCACTGCTGTTAGGAAGGACATTACCAGCCACATCACATGGCACGTCCTCGGCATCTTGGCCAAGACGCGCCGGGACTGGACCGAGGCGAGCAAGGCGTTCGTCATGGCCCGCAAGCAGGACCCGGTGAGCTATGCGAACCTTGTGGAGGTGGCAGCTCTGACACTATCAGGACAACATCCCCGTCCTCCGCGACGCCATTGCCCTGTCGACTCACACGCGCAACTACAAGCAGGCTTTGGAAGCTCGGCACCACTACCTGCTTCTCCGACCGCAGATCCGCTCTTCGTGGCTCGGCCTCATGGTCagccacgagctcgtcggcgactaCGACGAGGCGATCCGGGTGTACGACAGCCTGCAGGACACGCTGAAGaaggacggcgcgacgggaCCGGAGCAGGCTCAGACCCTCCTGCATGTCATCCGGGTGTCCATCCAGGCTGGCAAGTTCCAGGACGCCAAGGACCGCCTCGAGAAGGGCCTCCATGACGGTGTTATCAGCCCCCGTGGTGAGGCtgccgagatcaaggcccagctccttgtcgagctcggccgccaggaggaggccgaggacgcgtaCCGTGCTCTCCTGGAGCAGAACCCGGACAACCTCGCCTACTACGGTGGATTCCTTCGCAACCGTGGCCTTGACATCTGTGAGTGTGATGGGTCGCTTCTGGTGTGCTAACAAGCGCAGCTCAGAAGCTTGATGACGAGGCGATCGCCAAGGTGCTCAAGAGCCTCGACGCCTTTGCCGAGACGTACCCTCGCTCcactgctcctcgccgccttgcccttgacgtcgccaccggcgccgggtTCAGcaagcgtgcgcgcgagtACCTTGTCCGTGGCCTCGAGCGTGGTGTCCCCTCGCTCTTTGTCGACGTCAAGGGCGTGTACGGTGACCAGGCCAagcttgccgccgtcggcgagatcattgccgacattgtcgacaaggtcaaggccgaTGCGTCGCTCCACGGCGATGACACTGTCCCTCCGCCGACCACGCTCCTCTGGGCTCACTACTTCCAGGCCCTCCACGTTGTCCACCCTCTCAACCTGAACCCCGACCATGCCCGTGCTCTCCAGCTTCTTGACTTTGCTCTTGAGCACACGCCCACCCTCCCCGAGATCTACatggccaaggcgctcgtgTACAAGCGCGCTGGTGATGTGCAgctggcggccgagacgatggaggaggcgcgcctcCTTGATGGCCAGGACCGCTTCCTCAACGGCAAGGCTGCCAAGTACTGGCTCCGCGCTGGTCACATCCAAAAagccgaggagctcctcgcgctgttCACCAAGAAGGACGTTGGTGCCGTCCAGGACCTGACGGACATGCAGAGCCTGTGGTTCTTGCAAGAGGAGGGTGACGCCCACAAGCGTAACGGCAAGCTTGGCTTTGCGCTCAAGCGCTACCAGTCGCTCGTGACCGTGTTCCAGGAGTACGAGGACGACCAGTACGACTTCCACTCGTACTGCATGCGCCGCATGACGCTTAACGCGTACATCTCGCTTCTGAAGTACGAGGACCAGCTCCGCACCCACCCTGCGTTCTTCAACACGGCCCTGTCGGCCATTGACATCTACGTCAAGATTGCCGACGACCCCAGCTTGACAGTTGAGAAGCTCAGTGAGTTGCCGAGATGCAATTGGTGCTAACTCCCAGCTCCCGagcaggaggccgagcgcaagaaggcggcgaagaaggcgcagaaggccgagcagaaggccaagaaggcggccgcggccgctggcgacggcaagaaggaggacgcgCCTGTACCTGATGCGGAcccgcgcggcgacgtcTTGCTAAAGACCGAGACTCCCATCGCGGACGCGCTCAAGCTGTGGGCCCCTCTGGAGAAGCACCACGCTGGGCGTGCCGAGACGTGGCTTGCGGGTTACGAGCTGCACGTCAGGCAAAAGCAGTacgtcctcgcgctgcgGGACCTGCGCGAGGCTGCCGCGATTGACAAGGAGGCTGCTGGCCTCCTCCCTGCGCTCGTGCACTTCCGCCAGACCATCGCAGCGGCGAATGACGTCTCCGAGCCCGTCCGTGCGGCCATTGCCGAGGTCCTCCCCACTCTCATCTCAGACAAGCCTGCGGctgagctcgtcgcggtgTCGCTTGCCGCGTACCCCGCCTCCCCTGCCCACATCCTCGCGGCTGGCAAGGCGCTCCAGGTGTCTggcgcgcccgcctcggAGGTCCGCagcgtcctcgccggcctcgctgccgccggcacaCCACCATCCGTGGCTACCATGCAGGCGGCCGTGgctctcctcggcgccagcacaCCCGAGGGTGACGCTCTCCGCGCCGACTTCCGCAAGAGGTTACCCCTTGCGTGGGCATTCGCGAccgccgacgagatcgacgcACGCGCCAaggccaccgctgccgctgccgagcccgTGGCCGCCaccgtcaaggccgacgtcTAGACACGTAAGAGATAGCTAGATACATCTGTTGTAGGGGATCTGGCAACATGCATGGCTGGTCACTATGAGTCGCGCTGTGCGTGCGCGGTGCTACGTTTCGTTTCTATCTCTACGCCGAGTCGACCCACTCGATCTGGCCCGCGATGGCGATTGTGGACGGGAGCTTgcctgggctgggcgagaGCACGGTGTACTTGCGCTTGAGCGCATCGACGCCCGTGATGACGACAAAcccgagcacctcgcgccaACCAATCTCCTCGCGGAAGGggacctcgtcctcctcgagctcgaccttgccggcgacagcgtcgagcgtgtcctcgccttcttcctcctttacttcttcctcctcctcgaccttgaccttgtcctcCGGCACGATCTTGTCCTCGGGCGTGATGGCCACGATGGCGAGCACGGTGTTGAGGAGGCGGACGACGTGTGCTGGTCCGCCAGGATCGACACGGGTCAGTCTCGTCGGCGAGAGAATGTGCGTCGAACCAAGCGGCAGGGCGGAGGTGGGTGCAGCCGAGCCCTCGCCTACGCGCAGGATATGCAGCGTGTCCCAGCCGATCTGGAACGAGTATGGCGAGAGTGAGATGCCGAGGGGTACTGTGCGCCCCACTAGTTTGCTGAGGTTggcgggcagcgccggcTCGCCATAGAAGTACGAGCGCACCTGCGCAGCGTGCACGACCTCGCGGTaggtgtcgtcgacgtcgaccacgccACCCGACTTGGGGATCTGAATGACCTTGACGTTGCGCgactcgagcaggcggctgAGCTCGACGGTGAGCTTTTCTTGCCCGATgacaaggacgacgtcgactggGGGTCAGCTTCGTCTCGGAAACAGGAAGCTCACCTTCGaacgcgtcgaccgcctgTGTGAGGAGGGGATACCGCGCCTTGGGGTTCTCCTTTGTCTGACCAAGTGTCGGGTTTGTGAACGAGCTTGGCGCGTCTACAAACAGGCCCGAGGCGAGCACTGTAGGGTCCTTGGCGCACCGCGCGGACCACGCCTCGCCCATCGCCGTGACCAGCTTGGTCCAGATGGGAAGCCCGCGGGTCGTGGGCTCCAGTCCGCCATACCACCATCCCAAGGTGGACACGTCTGCACTCAGCGTGTTGGACGGGACGGATGCAGGCGGAGAGCCGAACGGATGCGCGAGGTGGTGCGTTGGCAGCGGGTGTGTGGGTGTCGCGAGGGACAGGGTGCCGGGGATGAGGTTTGATGGCTGCGTGGTGTCAGTGGCTCATATGTCATGCAAGGAATAGCCATCACTCACACTTGCTGGGTCGaggcccgcgacgccgacgttccaccccagccccgagccgagggcgaggttgacgaggttCTTGACCACCGTCGTCTTGCCCGAGCTCGgtgggccgaggacgagcacgcgtGGGCCGCGCGCTGTGGGGTCACTCgcctgccctcggcgcgcaagAATTcgcaggcgctcaagggcgaggtggagcgaGTTCAGGTGGGGCtgggtcgtcgaggttgaggtgTATTGTGATGCCGGGTAGGTGGACACTGACCAGGTTAGCAGAGTCAAAGAGCGCACACCTACCTTCCAATCGCGCCTCGCTTGGGCTGTAGACGGCCGACTTGGTATTCCGGTAGATCGGGTACCATGTCGTCGGgggcagctcctcgccgttgaTATAGACCGGGTCGTTGGTGTGCACCTGGAGCGGTCAGTGTTGTCAGTGGGGGACTGCTGCGAGGGGAAGAACACTGCGTGTCCAGCCAGTACATCGCTGTGTATATAATGGGGGTCGTGGAGAGGTAAGTGACAGCGAGGGGAGACGAGAGTCGTGTTAGCgcgtgtcgtcgagtcgagctgctgcagtTGCTGCACTCACCAGTGTTGTTGCCACCCAGCCGCCGCTCTgccacctcgcctcgctcagTCGCGACTCACCCTAATCGCAATGTTCTCGtcagcctcgagctcgaagcGCCACTCGGAGCCCGTCTCGAGATGCAGGAtggcctgctcgccgtcgtcagtCATGGCTCTGAGGTGGActgcgtcgagctgggcaaaATGAGAGCaacgacaaggacaaggacaatgTGGATGCAGCAGTTGATTGTTGCAACCCATTTCAGTTGTGGAAAGAGAGGATCAGGCGGGATCAAATTTCCACGTGGAACTTGGGGACCCCACGCTAAGCTGTCCCGGTTAAATGACGCaggacgtcgccgccgccgctggtgggTGACAGTCACCACCAAGAcactctcactctctcactTGCGTTGTCGCTTCTCACCGTCCCCCTCGTCGCGACTCGAGATAGTGCGACGACGCTGACATCAACAACACCCCGCCACTACACGGCGTCTTCACCAGTACGCCGCACTCCCTGCACCAAGGCACCGCTGACCAGCCTCAGTGTCCAACCTGGCCACCCGCCGGCTCagtgcgtcgtcgcgtgtGCAACCGCAGCTGACATGCAGTGAAGGAGCTCAGCGACATCAAGCTCAACGGCACGCCGATGGGCATCGAGCTCCTCTCGGCCGAGAACATGGAGGAGTGGTTCTTTGGCATCtcggtgctcggcgacgagacggtgTACAAGGTGAGTTAGTTGTGTGGAggggcgaggaaggaaggcgcTGATAGCCAGGGGGAAAAGTTCGCACTGAGGATCAAGTTTGGAGACAGATATCCCATAGAGTATCCAGAGGTGGGTGCTGTTACGTGATGGCGGCCAGCACTCACACTCCAGGTCACGTTCGTCGCAAACGACAAGTACAAGCCGCCAGTCCACCCGCACATTTACACCAACGGGCATGTGTGCGCGTCCATCCTTGGTGAGTTGCAGCTGGCTTCTGACCACAACTGACGCACAGGTCCTGAGTGGTCGCCTGGTGAGCTATTTGCCTTCGTCCTTCTTCCAGCTCACACCCTAGTCCTCAACGCCGTCTCCGTCTGCATCACGATGCAGTCGATGCTGGCGTCGtgcaagaagaaggagctgTACGTGGACCGCTCAAGACGTCGCTGACATCCAGGCCAAAGGGCAACGACAGCTACGTCGCGAGAGCCCCAGTCAACCCCAAGCAGACCCGCTGGGTGTACCACGATGATGTGAGCTGCTTCAAACAATATCCAGCTGACAGTCAGACGGTGTAGTTGCCAGCGAGGCTGTGCTAGACCTAGAGCGCCAGCTCCCAACGgatcggcgtgctcgcgtgCTCATTCGAACCAGCGCGAGCAACAGAAGTACGCCACACATCATCCGCCATCCGCCatctccccccacccccatgACATTCACGCGTTCTGTATACCCCACCCCAGTTTTGTACCACCCCCCATGGCCGTCACTCGCACCCtccggccccggccccaTTGTAGCACCATGTGCGCATGAAATCATTATGCCATTACTATACAGTCGGGTCTATACTATACCTAGCGCGCCAGGCTGCCAAGTCTTGCGAGCGAGTCTTCCGAGACCTCGGCTGGAGGGGTTAGCTGGGGCGTTCGGGGGATCGCGCAGCTACTCACCCTCTTCAATGGCGTCCGACTGGGCGACCTGAGCAGCGAGTCAGCACGCGTCGAACAGCACAGCAAACGGCGCAGTCTGGATGCAATAAGAGAGGTCCCCAGTCATaacccccccaccccgcagGCGGGTGTGAGCTCGGCCCGTATCAGGCTCGAACCCACGGCCAGGCGTCCGACAGGCCACACTCTATCGGGCGGGTGGCTCTCACTAAACCACTGCTCCTAGCCGCagtggtgtgtgtgcgcATGCGGCATGGgtgcggcgagcgagagTGCGAGGGTgcgggcgtcgacgccgcgtcgcgtgCCTGCCTCCATACACGGCGAACACTTACAATCTTCAGCACGGCCTTCTTGGACGACTCCTGCAGCTCGCCAGCGatgatgagctcgtcgaggatctgAACGTCAGCTAGGCCTTGCAGATATCGAGACTAGCTCACAGCATACGCCTTCTGGAAGTTGAAgatgaggtcgagctcgcagACCTGGGCATGGGTCAGCTGGCTGCTTCTACCCACTACGCGGAAGCAGCTCCACCCACGTTGCCAAAGTATCGGTCCAGCACCTCGACGTAGCGGTGGATGACCTCGAGCGTGATGAGCTCGTTGTCGCCCGGCGTGATGGACGTGATGAAGAAGAGGGACGCGTAGCGGCGGTAGATGACCTTGGTGTCTGGGTGTcgtgtcagcggcgtcggggtgttgtcggcgctgctgcgggAGAGCCAGCATACCACCGCAGCGCGCGGCTCACGcctcccgctgctgctctacCCACCCTTGTACTCCAAAAAGTTGCACATCCGTGtccggcgcgcgagcacgagctgggTCACGTCCTTGAcgatcttggccttggtcttggacGGCAGCGTCTGGAACCACTTGGCGAGGCGGACCTTGCCTGGGGGTTGTCAGCGGGCACAGCAGAGACCACTCACCCTGCCGGGACACGAGCATGACATAGTTGAtcatggcggcggtggtggtggtgggatgAGGAGTGTATGTTGTGAGTCAGACGTTATGttggtcgacgtcgagcttgtcggcggcggtggtggttcGTGGCCCTCAGGGTTTGTCGCGTGGCGTCGTTTCGCGTGGAGGTCGTCCATTCCGCCTGACCCGTCTCTGCGCGCTGCGATTGTTGTTGCTCTTCCCATCTCACCTTGACCACGTCTCCACaatggcagcagcaagcaccaCCGCTTCCCCGGCGGACGAGCTGCACGCGCTCCTCTCTCGCGAGACTGCAAAGACAaagctgcggcggctggcggtaAGCACGCCTCTCTCATCGCTCTAGCTCAGTCAGCTAacctccctcgccgcccagtcgcacgccgcgccgccgttcaACCCAGTCTGCGCACACACGACCCTCGCAGCATGCCGCGAAGCCAACGGCACcgagtgcgcgcgcgcacactTCGAGCCCATCATCCGGCCCTACACCGACCCGTCGCTAGGCTACTGCTCGTACTTGAACATGTGCTACGGCGAGCCCATGTTCGCGGGCAACCCGAgcctgggcgaggcgggcggtgcgCGGCCCGGCACGAAGGAGTGCAGGTGGGTGTAGCTTCTTAGTGCGTGCTGAACCGCCAGATATCTTCACTTCcaggtcgcgccggccgcgcagcgcgacgccgtgccgcccccgtcgcccGTGCCCATTCCCCtcccggcgtcggcgcgcgccctcggcccaggcgacgacgagcgtaCCGCCCAGTGGGTCAACTGCGATATCCGCAACTTTGACTTCTCCGTCCTTGGACAGTGCGTTTGGTGCTGGGGCACAgcaagctgacgccgccaggTTCGGCGTCATTGTCGCTGACCCGCCTTGGGACATTCACATGTCGCTGCCGTACGGCACGATgacggacgacgagatgCGCACGAtgcccgtcgcggcgctgcagcCCGACTGGGGCATCCTCGCGCTCTGGGTGACGGGGCGCGCGATGGAGCTCGCCCGCGAGCTGTTCAATGTGTGGGGGTACatccgcgtcgacgagctcgtgtGGGTCAAGACCAACCAGCTGCAGCGGCTCATCCGCACCGGCCGGACAGGCCACTGGCTCAACCATACCTGCGAGcacctgctcgtcgcgctcaagcgGCCCGCGAGCcacccgcgcggcgcgccagtcCCGTGGGATACGCATCCGGGGCTGCAGGCGCTCCGACGAGGCGTGGACacggacgtcgtcgtcgccgaggtgcgcgagacGAGCCGCAAGCCCGACGAGACGTACGGCGTGATTGAGCGTCTCGCGCCGGACGGCCGTAGGCTCGAGCTGTTCGGTAGGAAACACAATGTCCGCCCTGGATGGCTCACGCTCGGCAACCAGCGTACGTTACTCGTCCCTGGGCTGGTGCTAACGTACGCAGTCGGCGACTCGCAGATCACAGAGCCAGACCTCCATGCGCGCCTGGTGGAGCGATACCCGAACCAGAAGTTCAATCTCGTGTCAAAGTAGACTGTTGTACTCGTTGTATATCATGCATTGGTATCGGTGTGCAGGGTATATGTCGTCTCAAGCTACGTGTGCTTACTCAATGGCAATGGACTTGACggcccgctcgacgccctcgacgccgttggTGCTCTCCGCGACGCGCAGCTTGCGCTCAAACTTGGGAATGGTGCGCTGGCCCTCAGGCAGCGTAGTGTCGAGCTGGCGCGTACGCTGGGCAGAGTTGAggcccgcctcgaggccctgAAGAAGGGCACATGCTTTCTGGTAGGTCAGCCAACATCGCAACCATCATACCTACGCAGAGATCGTTGCTCGCAATGTATCCACAGCGCTTGCACGTCTCTGGTGGGTTAGCTCCCGGTCGGGTACAAAGCACCCACGCATCGCCTTCATGCTCTTCTGCGTCTTCTGGTCGAGCACAAAGCTCTCGCCAGATCGGATAATGTCCACGATGGCGCTCGGCCgcaccgcctcgaggtccttgaggaAGACGCGCGCATGGCCACGGTACGCTGGGTGTGAGCTAAAGTCGGAGGCGAAGCGAGCTCACCATCAGGCGAGTAGATGCACTCGGTGGAGAAGTATGTGAGCTTCTTGAAGTACGCGTACATGACAATTTCCTTCTCGTACGCGTACTTGAAGGGCTTGGAGCGCTTGATCGTGTCTTCCGAGCACGTCGTGACGGCCGTACAGCGCTgcaggcgcgcgacgtcgccgcggaGGATGTTCATGAGCACCGTCTCGGCAATGTCGTCCGCGTTGTGGCCGGTCACGATGTGGTCCACTGCAaggtcggccgcgccgcggtcgagcGCCTGCCGCCGGAAGACGCCGCAGAAGGTACAGTTGTTCTTGCGCCCGActtgctcgacgacgcggtccaTTGTCCACCCGTACAGCTCGTCGTACGACAGGATCTTGAGCGGCAGGCCGTACTCTGCCTGGTTCTGCTTGACCGTCTGGGGAGTTTAGCGGGGAAGGTGAGTCAGGCGGAGAGAAAAACCCACCTCGAGCGAATCATCTCGGTACCCTTTGATCCCCTCGTCGATGGAGAGGAGGTGCAGGTCCAGCCCATAGTCGTACCGCCGGTTCAAGATCGTGAGGACGTGCGCGAGGACAGTAGAGTCTGAGCATGTTAGTTGTGACGCCATCTTCGCCCGACCGCCCGATCTCACCTTTACCCCCACTGGCGCCGAtagcgacgcgctcgccgcgctcaaagatgctgccgccgccgagagcgCCCGTTGTAATCGTCATGTGCACTTCCTCCTCAAACACCTCAAAGAAGCACTGCTTGCACACCTGCTGGCCCGTCTTTGGGCGCTTGACGAGCGCACGGGCTGTCAAGCAAATCGAGCATGGGGTGGGCATGGCGGTGGTGAGGCCGGTGGTGTCAGGTCTAGGAGGAGACTGTGTCAAGTCGAGGTTTTCCAATGTTCAGTTTCAGTTCAACATTTCGTGGGTGGCAAACAGGGTGGAGTGGGTTGAAGGAAGGAGGGAAGGCACTGCTGCGGTGACTCGCCAGGGTGTCATTTGTAATTTCCCATTAGAGCCACATTTTGTAATTAGCGAGGAGGTGAGCCAACTTGACTCGGCCCAGTCCGAGCCAATTCGATTGGGACattcccccccccccttgcCCTGTCCAGGCCCAT encodes the following:
- the SPAC9G1.10c gene encoding putative inositol polyphosphate 5-phosphatasec, with protein sequence MGAPTDFPVPDATPKVAKAGEDADDEEHHHVSIASLRSKFETLAHGVHSVAAHPLHGLRPHRPASPAVVTTAAAGATPTPTQAQTASPTSSSPVIQSGATVTSALPVSSKSVSPVSQSPSSRPLPIPGAGARPPRVGSPGISAPSLAPGRSSPFTSSPLATSPAASPPKPRLPPVHTADKPTTPPVSIVLSTPISAEPEDIGDEPAPSVKALRERFGAVSIQPRPASSSPSSSRRVSFDAPRVAVPEELAQSEESKDAPKETAGDNPAALKRPPPPPPSSKPTHPASTAVVFAPVAGPAGPKYDQSTAVRAKGPAPPPPTSRSASPAKMADVTAGGLTASPATTPNISRSSSPAPATSLHRPPPPPPLVAKPAASPAAAEPIPVVAERPAVPARKPTVVGEAAPPPRPSPSAADSVPSLPPRRLSVAAPADATTAPVHTGRAVPPPPPARKVEEGHPPADASMGPPPPIPTGRPNASTAPTSQPSDDRPGPPPPRPATAAVAIPPTPPRPKAAATPEIAASPPKVVKPPLPGNKPAAPTVIPTTAVPPVDVSKPPLPQRKATLPPTGATPPRLPVRQNSVASITPSQASSNSTLRQGSMTDDSSAYHPPPPPTRSATSLASVGPPPKRNGTVTAKRGAIAPRLQPDSSNSSIPRSGSGDFSEDDDDEGGPVQHINSMAQRLLDEHADSSEANRRPPHYSPDIKMSLTTGITAFAVHGKYTCVAHHQVRVFDTTFDDRPIHTLELKDTGLDFRVKDPRVTAMCFRPGETAEQEGRFVWCGTKDGHVWELDVMTGEVTSQKPSIHSGAVTHILRSHNNILTIDDIGKVHVFEVEQGTPKRDPAKLLRTVRLSDKVTFAKMIRGRLWTATAPAVRSTTASSGARGPAIRVYDPCAPGTAPPPQMALTSEWAGAATSATVMPMDPDRVFLGHEGGYVSIWTLGDELECQQVLKISSTDILSLEGVGERLWAGNRKGQIHVYDITPKPWIVTNVWTAHPDQPCHTLVADPWGISSTGRFMLWSCSRDVLHAWDGLLAVDWTGKRLTDRQPDYCDFREIRALVCSWNIDSAKPSELSGPPQNANFLNELLHSVESPDIIVFGFQETIPLTDKKLTAKTFLFGSKGKDSGGATKDTVSGAYRAWADKLQSAVGQISTAESQYVKVHSEQLVGLFSCMFVKSSLKNSLRDVHITTVKRGIGGIYGNKGAIFARMVVDDTSICFINVHLAAGQSHKGARNADIAAIMEDKAIFPPADTLPYVRGGDGTGVLDHEMVVFSGDLNYRIDQRRDLVESMIDVGDLAYLLERDQLRREMRANHAFRLRSFAEAPITFPPTYKYDPGTDNYDSSEKRRVPAWCDRILFTRTSRLKAINYQRYEINVSDHRPISAGLAVQVKHIDPVRMREVTKQVTAEWRVHEADILAKMAEAYKLH
- the NAA15 gene encoding N-alpha-acetyltransferase 15, NatA auxiliary subunit; this encodes MSHGHGIPKHRQLPDKEAKLFKELLTYYELKQYKKGLKAADTILKKLPNHGETIALKALTLHSSLPFPATAASQPKAEEAEEMARTAVRKDITSHITWHVLGILAKTRRDWTEASKAFVMARKQDPDNIPVLRDAIALSTHTRNYKQALEARHHYLLLRPQIRSSWLGLMVSHELVGDYDEAIRVYDSLQDTLKKDGATGPEQAQTLLHVIRVSIQAGKFQDAKDRLEKGLHDGVISPRGEAAEIKAQLLVELGRQEEAEDAYRALLEQNPDNLAYYGGFLRNRGLDISQKLDDEAIAKVLKSLDAFAETYPRSTAPRRLALDVATGAGFSKRAREYLVRGLERGVPSLFVDVKGVYGDQAKLAAVGEIIADIVDKVKADASLHGDDTVPPPTTLLWAHYFQALHVVHPLNLNPDHARALQLLDFALEHTPTLPEIYMAKALVYKRAGDVQLAAETMEEARLLDGQDRFLNGKAAKYWLRAGHIQKAEELLALFTKKDVGAVQDLTDMQSLWFLQEEGDAHKRNGKLGFALKRYQSLVTVFQEYEDDQYDFHSYCMRRMTLNAYISLLKYEDQLRTHPAFFNTALSAIDIYVKIADDPSLTVEKLTPEQEAERKKAAKKAQKAEQKAKKAAAAAGDGKKEDAPVPDADPRGDVLLKTETPIADALKLWAPLEKHHAGRAETWLAGYELHVRQKQYVLALRDLREAAAIDKEAAGLLPALVHFRQTIAAANDVSEPVRAAIAEVLPTLISDKPAAELVAVSLAAYPASPAHILAAGKALQVSGAPASEVRSVLAGLAAAGTPPSVATMQAAVALLGASTPEGDALRADFRKRLPLAWAFATADEIDARAKATAAAAEPVAATVKADV